A genome region from Labilibaculum antarcticum includes the following:
- a CDS encoding PD40 domain-containing protein, translating into MVLISIFIGIISSHSLFASPRKQKITSKRQYQIAEKFLNNRNYAKAALIYKELLDESSRNADLNFKLGLCYLNIVSEKEKSVALLEKAIQYTSSKNNVSMDVYFNLAKAYHANYQFNEALKVYKDLLQIISPRNISFRNDIQRNVEMCKNGIELMKNPVNISIINLGNKINTEYSEHSPGVTADESTMVFTSRRNGTGSKIDSDGQYFEDIYISHRVNGIWSDPIGIAKLNTIDHDASISISADGQELYIYKAGFINSRESEGGDIYRSKLNGKEWSQPEKLAPVINSSSKESHISISADNRTLFFSSNRPGGFGGMDVYTVTKLPNGKWGRARNLGPAINTEYDEDSPFIHPDGKTLYFSSAGHKTMGGLDVFKSSNINGRWTSPVNVGYPINSTDDDIYYTPTPDGKRAYFASYRKGSFGRTDIFLIKTPDEDVVGLFVLKGKIINSSGDVVINSKITVSQDGNVIGIYTPNAATGKFLFIVDAGKKYDIEIVAEGYRTLRTVLNIPPEFANKENHSVITLLPLTLRTKDEPDYPNTLELIDHQKSKLSETGQLPTTKDTIPEDKKFITPEVINDTISAREEIKIDSVVPAETTIDSDVPAETKKAIISPKTESDTETIISEEKVDAIKYPLIIPEAKKNAPTPKTEDVAIGEQSELIKKSIPDSKDSQIETLDSGDLAFTLDLGNFNSPKPELFEELAGVKETIGSDKKYHYTYGKFKDYKKAVKAQKDIESKGFTSSKIRILSNDNLTKERKGGETYYTIQIMALKSSVEAEFFDNLDNVKAFPGGDGFTRYTYKKYTSYQEAITEMNRLIRMGYWDAFVRTVIGDQLLYSGMKYSENYVYTIQVMALRFPKPLSYFADLGNVKVFSDLDGLYRYTFGTYQNKGEAISKLGFVLKRGYWDAFVRKSLKGEHVLNFNTDETDNFYTIQVMALRNAKTLSYFKNLGTDNLRIYKGNDGLSRYAFQKYSSFEKAKSRLSSVAKKGYYDAFTREIKWYNKH; encoded by the coding sequence ATGGTACTTATCTCTATTTTTATAGGGATAATAAGCTCTCACTCTCTTTTCGCTTCTCCTCGAAAACAAAAAATCACATCGAAAAGACAATATCAAATTGCCGAAAAATTCCTGAACAATCGAAACTACGCAAAAGCAGCTCTCATTTACAAGGAGTTACTTGATGAGTCATCACGAAATGCGGATTTGAATTTTAAATTGGGATTGTGTTATTTGAACATTGTTTCTGAAAAAGAAAAGTCTGTTGCCTTATTGGAGAAAGCAATTCAATACACGAGTTCCAAGAACAATGTTTCGATGGATGTATACTTCAATTTGGCCAAGGCATATCATGCCAACTACCAATTTAACGAAGCACTAAAAGTATACAAAGATTTATTACAGATTATTTCACCTAGAAATATTTCCTTTAGGAATGACATTCAGCGAAATGTCGAGATGTGTAAAAATGGTATTGAGTTGATGAAGAATCCAGTGAATATCTCAATTATCAATTTAGGAAATAAAATAAACACAGAATACTCGGAGCATAGTCCTGGAGTTACTGCTGATGAAAGCACCATGGTTTTCACATCCCGCAGAAACGGTACCGGAAGCAAAATAGATTCTGATGGTCAATATTTTGAAGATATCTATATCTCACATCGAGTAAATGGAATTTGGTCGGATCCCATTGGTATTGCAAAGCTGAATACAATAGACCACGATGCCTCCATCTCCATTTCAGCCGACGGACAGGAACTTTATATTTACAAAGCTGGATTTATTAACAGTCGGGAATCGGAAGGTGGAGATATTTACAGGAGTAAATTAAATGGTAAGGAGTGGAGCCAACCTGAAAAACTGGCCCCTGTTATTAACTCATCAAGTAAGGAAAGTCATATTTCAATTTCTGCAGATAACAGAACGTTATTCTTTTCCAGTAATCGCCCAGGAGGATTTGGTGGCATGGATGTTTATACCGTTACCAAACTTCCAAACGGCAAATGGGGACGGGCAAGAAATTTAGGTCCTGCAATCAATACCGAATACGACGAAGATTCGCCATTCATTCATCCGGATGGTAAAACCCTATATTTCAGTTCGGCGGGCCATAAAACAATGGGAGGATTAGATGTTTTCAAAAGTAGTAACATCAACGGTCGCTGGACTTCACCAGTTAATGTTGGTTATCCAATTAATTCAACAGATGATGATATTTATTACACTCCAACACCCGATGGTAAAAGAGCGTATTTTGCTTCGTACAGAAAAGGAAGTTTTGGAAGAACGGACATCTTTTTAATCAAAACTCCTGACGAAGATGTTGTGGGATTATTTGTTTTAAAAGGGAAGATTATTAATTCAAGTGGCGACGTGGTTATAAATTCTAAAATCACAGTGAGTCAAGATGGAAATGTAATCGGAATATATACACCAAATGCAGCAACTGGTAAATTCTTATTTATTGTTGATGCCGGTAAAAAATACGATATCGAAATTGTTGCTGAAGGATACAGAACTCTTCGTACCGTTTTAAATATTCCACCTGAATTTGCCAACAAGGAAAATCACAGTGTGATTACCCTGCTTCCATTAACCTTAAGAACCAAAGATGAACCAGACTATCCAAACACCTTGGAATTAATAGATCATCAAAAAAGTAAACTAAGTGAAACTGGACAACTGCCTACTACTAAGGATACTATTCCAGAGGATAAAAAGTTTATTACTCCTGAAGTTATAAATGATACAATAAGTGCCCGAGAGGAAATTAAAATAGACTCTGTTGTACCAGCAGAAACTACAATAGACTCTGATGTACCGGCAGAAACTAAAAAGGCTATTATTAGCCCTAAAACGGAGAGTGATACTGAAACAATTATTTCTGAAGAGAAGGTGGATGCAATAAAATATCCACTTATAATTCCAGAAGCTAAGAAAAATGCACCAACTCCAAAAACCGAAGATGTTGCAATCGGGGAACAATCTGAACTGATTAAGAAATCAATACCTGATTCCAAAGACTCCCAAATTGAGACATTGGATTCTGGCGACTTAGCTTTCACATTAGATTTAGGGAATTTTAATTCTCCGAAACCTGAACTTTTTGAAGAGCTTGCAGGTGTTAAAGAGACAATAGGTTCCGATAAAAAATACCATTACACATACGGCAAATTTAAAGATTACAAGAAAGCTGTTAAAGCACAAAAAGATATTGAATCAAAAGGATTTACCAGTTCAAAAATTAGAATTTTATCGAACGATAATCTAACCAAGGAACGAAAAGGTGGGGAAACCTATTACACGATTCAAATAATGGCGCTTAAATCTTCTGTTGAAGCTGAATTCTTTGATAATCTGGATAATGTAAAAGCTTTTCCTGGTGGGGATGGTTTTACGAGATATACCTATAAAAAATACACATCCTATCAGGAAGCCATTACAGAAATGAACCGTTTGATACGAATGGGGTATTGGGATGCATTTGTTCGAACAGTAATCGGTGACCAGTTGCTTTATTCTGGAATGAAATATTCCGAAAATTACGTTTACACCATCCAGGTAATGGCACTTCGATTTCCGAAACCTCTATCTTACTTTGCCGATTTAGGCAATGTAAAAGTATTCTCAGATTTAGATGGCTTGTATCGCTATACCTTTGGAACATATCAAAATAAAGGAGAAGCTATTTCGAAATTAGGATTTGTTCTTAAAAGAGGATACTGGGATGCATTCGTAAGAAAATCACTAAAAGGAGAACATGTTTTGAATTTTAACACCGATGAAACAGATAACTTCTACACTATTCAGGTAATGGCTCTTCGCAATGCGAAAACTCTTTCCTACTTCAAAAATTTAGGTACAGATAACCTTCGAATCTATAAGGGGAATGATGGTTTATCAAGATATGCTTTTCAAAAGTATTCATCATTCGAAAAAGCAAAAAGCAGACTTTCTTCAGTAGCGAAAAAAGGCTATTATGATGCTTTCACAAGGGAAATTAAATGGTACAATAAACACTAA